The following DNA comes from Novosphingobium sp. PP1Y.
GATCATCTCGGCGGTGGTGAGATCGGGATGAGGCAGATCACGGCCGACCACGATCGCGATTTCCGCCTCGACCTTGGGCTGGATGACCTGATCGAGCGAGATAGGAAACCCTTCGGGCACGTCCATGTCGGAGAACAGCATGCCGTAATCGGGCTGGTCAACGCCGAGCTGGCGCTGCACCGCCAGCGAGGTCAGCCCGATCTTGCGGCCGACCAGGCGCCGCCCGCTGTCAAGGGCGTGCCGGGTGTTGATTTCCTGCACGGCGTAGGCGGCATCCACCCCGCCGGCCGAAATGAGATCGCGGATCGGCGCTACCGGCTTGCCGCTGGCAGCCGCGCCCCGCAATTGCTCGGCCGCCTGTTGAATCGCCTTGGGATCGATCTTGGTTTCAGTCGTCATGGTGTCAAAGCTTCACGCAGATGTTTTCGGTTTCGGTATAGAATTCGAGGCTGTGCACACCGCCTTCGCGGCCGATCCCGGAATGTCCGGAACCGCCGAAGGCGGTGCGCAGATCGCGCAGGAACCAGCAATTGACCCAGCACACGCCAACCTGCATCGCGGCGGCGACGCGGTGCGCCCGCGAGAGGTTTTCGGTCCAGATCGTCGCGCACAACCCGTAGTCGGTGTCGTTGGCCAGGCCGATCACCTCGTCTTCGGCATCGAAGGGAATGACCCCGCAGCACGGGCCGAAGATCTCTTCGCGCATCACCGAACTGTCGTGCGCCAGGCCCGTCCACAGCGTCGGCTCGACATAGAAGCCGCCCGCTGCGTCACCCGACAGCGCGGGAACCCCGCCGCCGGTGACGACAGTGGCACCTTCGGCCACCGCGCGGGCGTAATATCCCAGCACCTTTTCCTTGTGCTCGGCGCTGATCAGCGGCCCCAGATAGGCCTTATCGCCGGTCGCGCCGGGCTTGAACGCCTTGGCCGCCGCCGTCATCCGCTTGACGAAATCATCGAAAACCGGCCGCTCGACATAGACCCGCTCGGTTCCGAGGCAGACCTGCCCGGTGTTGAGAAACACCGAGCGCGAAAGTCCTTCGACCACCTTGTCGAGATCGGCGTCGGCAAACACGACGGCCGGATTCTTTCCGCCAAGCTCGAACGAAATATCGCGCACCCCGACCGCGGCCTTTTGCATGATCGCCTGGCCGGTGCCGGTCTCGCCGGTAAAGGTAATCGCGTCGACATCGGGGTTCGAGGTCAGGAATTCACCGGCCGAGCCGCCCCCGAAGCCGTGCACCACGTTGTAGACACCCTCGGGCATCCCGACCGCGTTCATGACCTCACCCAGCAGCGCCGCGGTCCGCGGTGTCTCCTCGGAGGGCTTGACCACAACTGTGTTGCCGCAAGCCAGCGCCGGGCCGACCTTCCAGGTCATCAGTAGAAGGGGAAAGTTCCACGGGCAGATCACTGCGATCACACCCTTGGGTTTGCGCACGACGTAGTTCAGCGCCTTCCCGCCATCGGGCGTCGCCGTGGCGAAGGATTCGGTCGGGGTAGTGGCAATGACGTCGGCGAACATCCGGAAGTTAGCGGCGCCGCGCGGAATGTCGATGTGCGAGGCGACATGGCGCGGCTTGCCGGTATCCGCCACTTCGGCAGCGAGGAAATCGTCCGCGCGGCGTTCGATTTCGGTGGCGACGGCCGAGATGAGCTTGACTCGCTCGGCCGTCGTCATCTTGCCCCACGGACCGTTCAGGGCTTCCCTGGCGGCTGCCACGGCATCGGCAACGTCCTGCTCACTCGCTTCGTGGACGGTGCCGGTCTGCAAGCCGGTTGCCGGATCGATATTGGCGAACGTCTTGCCGGTGCTCCCACGGCGATAGGAGCCCCCGATGAAGTTCAGGACGGTATCGGTAACGGCCAGGGTGCCTTGGGTTGCCATGGGTTTTTCGTTTCTCCGTAAAGTCTCAATGGTGTCGCGCGCTCAATATTGCGCCGCTCCGATCGCGGTGAGGGCGGCGTTGGCGCACTGCGTATCGAGTTCCTCGGTTCCGCCAGACACGCCGATAGCGCCAACGATCTCGCCAGCGATCATGATCGGCAACCCGCCGCCGAACATGGCGATGCCGGGCTTAGCGGCTATACCCCCGCTTAGCGCCGGGTTGCCTTCGACCATCTTGAAGACGTCAGGCGAGGGAACCTTGAAGCTGGCTGCGGTATAGGCCTTGTCCTGCGCGATCTGCGAGGATGGGAACGGCGCCCCGATGGCGCGCAGCAGGGCGACCAACTCCCCCGTGGCACCAACCACCGCAGCGACGAGAGGGCAGCCCACCTCGCCGCCTTTGGCCACGGCGACCTGCACCGCTTTGGCGGCAAGATCGTGCCCGACCGACCGGATGGTCGCCACCCCGTCCATGCTCAGGTGTTCACCGTCATGAAGCGGTCGTTGAGCGCCTTCTCGTAATAGAAGATCGCCTTGCCGGCATTCTCGGCCTGCCACATCCGGCGCGGATTGTCGGGATAGTAGGTGTAGCCGCCGCTGAAGGTCTCGTTGCGGTTGCCCGACGGGTCGAAGAAGTAGATCGTCTGCCCGCGCGTGATCCCGTGGCGGGTCGGGCCGATATCCAGCGAAATGTCGTAGCGGCTGATGATGTCCGCCGCATGGCCGACATCGTGCCAGGATTCGAGGTTGAAGGAAGTGTGGTGGATCCGCCCGTCTTCGGGATAGCCCAGGAATGCCACGTCGTGCGCCTTGTTGCTGCACGACAGGAAGATGCCAAGGCGCGTGCCCGAAGCCTCGTCCACCAATTCTTCGGTCACCGAGAAATCGAGAGCCTCGACGAAGATCTTCGCGCTAGCCGAAATATCGACACCATTGAGGGCGCAGTGATCGAACCGGGTCGCGCGCATGCCGCGCGGCTCGGCAATCCAGACGTCGGGATTGCGCACGGCCGGCCCGGTTTCGGACAGCTCCATCTCGGCATAGAGATCGAACACGTGGGCGGTCGGCGTGTTGAAGCGGATCTTGCGACCGACGCCGGGATCCTCGCCAGCCGGAATGATATCGACGTGGACCCCCATGTCGAGCAGCCGTTCGGCAAAGTGGTCGAGATCGGCATCCTTGGCGACCTTGAACGCCATCCGGTCGAGCCCGGCGGAATCGGCCTCGCGCAGGATTATGCTGTGGCGATCGAACTCGTCGAAGGCCTGGAAGAACGCCCTTCCGTCTTCGACGCTCACCAGGTTGAGACCGATGCGGTCGCGATAGTGCTGGATTGCCTCATCCAGATCGAGGACGCGCAGCTGGACATAGCCAGGGCGAAGTACACCGGTCAGCGCCATTTCAGATCTCCTTGTCCCTTCAGGCCTTGAGGCCGTTCTCAAAAAATTCGGTCACCATGCGGTTGAAGCTCGCCATGCGTTCGATCTGCACCCAATGGCCGCATTCCGCGAATACGTGCAGGTCGGCGCGCGCCAGCAGGCTGGCCAGGCGCACGGTCGAATCCAGCGGGATCACCTGGTCGAACAGGCCGTGCAGGATGAGCGTTTCATGCTGGAGCGCCGCCACGTCTTCCTCGCGGCTTGCCAGCATCGCGATGTTGCGCTGCCGGTCCGCCCCGCCGAAGGTCGCGTGATAGGGATCGTGCGCTTCCGGACGCGCACTCGCTTCATAGCGCGACTGGATCAGGTCTTCGGTCAGACGGCTGTGGTCCCAGGCCAGGTACTTGAGCGAGGCGCGCATTTCTTCCAGCGAAGGCTGGTAGCCCCAGACCAGATCGAGCGCCGGCGTGATCGGGAAATCGAGCCCTGCCGGCCCCATCAGCACCGCCCGTTCGACCCGATCGGGATGCGCGATCATGAATGCCAGGGTGATGCCCCCGCCGAAGGAATTGCCGACCATCGAGACCTTGTCGATCCCGAGGGCATCCAGCAGCGATGCCACCTGATCGACCCACACCCGCTTGTCTTCGATTCGCCCCTTGGGATCCGAATAGCCGAAGCCGAACATGTCGGGCGCGATGACGCGGAAGCGCTTCGCCAGCTCGGGCATGTTGAGCCGCCAGTTGGCCCAGGCGGTCACCCCGGGTCCCGATCCGTGGATCAGCAGGACGGGTGCGCCCTCGCCCACATCGTGGTAGTTGGTGACGCTGCCATCGACCGTGATGGACTTGCCAATCTCCGGGCGTGCGATGTCGTTGGTTACGGCAGTCATGGCTCTCCCGATCAATTCTCAACCGATTTTTGGCCGGTTGCCTTGCCTGCCATTGCGACAGGCAAGGCAACCGGACTCGTGTTCGTTCGGATTCCCGGCGTTATTGCATAAAACAGAACGCATTTGCAAATGGAGAATGATTCAACCCGATCGCATCATGCCCCAAACCGGCCGGTCCGGCTCACGCCAGGCCTTCGGCCTTGAGCGCCGCGCCGACGGCGGGCCGCTGCGCGATCTTGCCGGCATAGGCGCCGAGCGCGGGGTAGGCGGTCATGTCGATACCGACATAGGCCGGCCAGCCCAGCATCACGAACAGGTAGATGTCGGCCACGCTGAAGGCGTTGCCCGCATAATGGTCACGCCCGGCGAGTTCCTTGTCGAGCGCGGCGAGGTGGTTCTTGACCGATTCTGCGGCCGACGCCTTCGCTTCGTCGGAGGTCCCGGGAGCAAACAGCGGCACGAACGCCTTGTGAAATTCCGAACCGAGAAAGCTGAGGCGGCTCAGCAACCGGTAGCGATCGAGGCTGCCTTCGGCCGGGGCCAGGCCGGATGCGGGGTTCTGGTCGGCAATATACAGCAGGATGGCGGGGTTTTCGGTCAGGGTCTCGCCGCTGTCCAGAGTCAGGGCCGGGACCTTGCCGGACGGATTGACGGCGAGGAAATCCTCGCCCGCCTCGGTCTTGCGTACGGCCAGATCGACCTTGACCGCTTCGAAATCGGCTCCGGTTTCGCGCAGGGCGATATGAGGGGCGAGCGAGCAGGCGCCCGGGCTGATGAACAGTTTCATTGTGCTTCTCCTCTAGGTTTCTTTTCGACGCCAGATCGATGTTCGGCCATCAGATCGGAGTCGCCAGCAGCGTCGCGATCCGATGGGTGTCGTAGACGCACATCCGGCTCACCAGTTTGGCCGCACCGTCCTTGATCGCCAGCCGGTCGACATATTTCCCGGCGTTGTAGATGCGGGTCTCACCGTCGTTGCGGGTTTGCAGCACGGCATAGCTGGCCTCGGCCGTCACGGTCTCGCCATCAGTCCCGGTCAGGACCGCCCGCGAAATCAGGTGACGGCTGAAATGTTCCGGGAAGACGTTGGCCCGGCGCAGCGCCACCACCCGATCGACCAGCATGCCCTTGCTGTCGCAATACATCACCGCGGCGGGCAGCCCGTTGTCGACATTCTCGCGGGCGATCACCTGGTAAAGGCAATCATCGACGAAAAACTCGGGCCACTGCTCGAGCCGGCCGTCATTCAGGCACAGACCGTAGGCGGCGTTCAGGCCATCGACCAGGCCCTGCAATGCGGGATCGACCAGGCTCATGCCGATGCTTCCGCGCTGGCGGCAAGGGCATCGCCCATCAGGCTTAGGTAGCCTTTCCAGAAGCCGCGCACGGCGTTCTCGTCCATGCCCATCGGCGCGTAATAGCCCCGCACGTCGTCGCCGCCCATTTCGATGAAACTGTGCTTGCCTTCGGCCCCAATCGTCCCTTGCTGGCAAAGCTCGACCGCTTCGCCGTCTTCCATCGAGATCAGGCCGGAGGGGCCGACAAGGTTCAGGTTGCGCAGGCGGTGACGCGTGGTTTCCTCATCGTCGTCAGCATAGCCGAAATAGGTCCAGACCAATTCGGTCTTGTCGACACCGTGCGTCACGATCTGGCGTGTCGCCAGCGTGTTCTGGATCTGCTGCAGAACGACCGAGGGAAACAGCGACTGGATGTGCAGGCCGACATCGTCCTCGATCTCGGGCCGGAACTGCAACAGGCTTTCGTCCTGCAATTTGGCAGCGCCTTGCATTTCGCGATTGGCCTCATCGCCGAACGAGCCGTAGTCGATGTCGCCCTTGGGCTTGGCAACGGTAAAGACGTTGTGGAAGCCTTGCTCGGCCAGTTCCCCCGCGCTGTCCTGGCTTTGCCGGTAGATTCCGAAGGTCGGGTAGAACAGGTGCAGCAAGGCCCCGTGGTAGCTGTCGCGGCTGTTCTCGGAATAGAGCTTCCAGTTACCCGCCATATATTGCCGGGAGTAACCCAGCACCTTGATCGGGTGGTGGAAAACGCGGTCGATATACTTGCGCATCACCGGACCGAGAAAATCTTCAAGCGACTCGATGTCGGTTGAAAACGTGCCGAACACCATGCCCTTGTAGCTCTCCACCCGGAGCTTTTCGAGCGAGTGAGTGGCCGGATCGAAATCCTTGTCGTAGCCCCCTACTCCCTTGAGGCCACGCCGGAACGGCACGCCGACCAGCGTGCCTTCGGCATCATAGGCCCACTGATGGTAGACGCACACGAACGCACCGTCGGCCTGGTTGCCGCGCAACGAGCGGCACACCGTCGCCCCCTTGTGCGCGCACCGGTTGACCCAGGCGTGGACCTTGTTTTCCTGACCGCGCACCAGCACCACCGGCGTTTCGCCGACATGGGTTGCGCGAAAGTCACCGGCGTTGGGTATCTCGGCTTCGAGCCCAAGGTAGCACCAGGTGCGCCCCTTGAAGACGTTGCGCTGCTCGGCAGCGAAAATCCGCGTATCGTGGTAAACCTTGTAATCGACCGCCGTCGGCAGCGAAGGTGCCCCCACTGGTGCAAAGGCATTCATTGCGCTTCTCCCACAAATCCCTGGCCCGATGCGAGCTGGCCGCAGGTGCGCATCGCGCTGCGCATCATCGCCGCGTCCGCCTTGCCCGTGCCGACAATGTCATAGGCGGTACCATGGGCGACCGACATGTGCAGATAGGGCGGCCCCATCATGATCACGCAGTTGCCCGAAAAACCCCAGGTCTTGACCGCAATGTGTCCCTGATCGTGGAAAATCGCCAGGACCATGTCGTAACGCCCCTCGATGCACTGGCGGAACACCGAATCGGGTGCAATCGGACCTTCCACCGCGATGCCCGATGCCCGCGCCCGCTCGACCCCCGGGGCAATCGCGAGCCGGTCCTCGTCACCCATGGCGTGGGGGTTGAGCCCGGCCACGGCGATACGAGGACGGGCGATTCCCCAGGATTGCATGGCATCGTTGACCTGCCCGATCGCCTTGGCCACGAGATCGGCGGTGATGACGTCGATCACCTGACGCAGCGACATGTGATCGGTGAGATGCGCGACCCGCAAGGGGCCGGTCAACAACACCAGATAGCTTTCGCCTGGCGTCGGGCTGATGACCTTGTCGAGTTTTCCGGCCATCTTGAGCGAACCGGTGCTGATCGGCCCCATGATCGTAGCGGCGAAGGACCCGTCCCGGGCCAGACCGTCCAACTCGTCCAGCCATTGCGCAGTGGCATGGCCGGCCACTTCGGTATCCTCACCCAGCGGCAGAACGCCGTCCGGCAAGGCGCCGGTGTCGATCACGTCGATCACCCCGGCCTCGTCGCTGGGCGCCTCGAACGAGCGCATCCGGCGCACCCGTGCCTTGACCCCGGTCATGTCGAGAGCACGCTCCACCGCCGCAGCCGAGCCGACCAGCACCGGTATCGACACTTCGTGCACCGATCCGTCCGCGAGCGCCTTAACTGTCACTTCGGGCCCGATCCCGGCAGGATCGCCGATCATGGTCCCGACGACGGGACGCATTGGTGAAGCTGACATGGACCGATCAGATGCTGTAGACATCGAGCATGGTCTGCGCGAGGTCGTTGATGATCACGGTCTTCTTGCGCTTGATCACAAAACTTCCGCCGACCGGCTCAAGATCGTAGAAGGCCGATCCGCTGTAGACGGTTACCACCCCATCGAGCACCGACGTCACCGTCCACGACGTGCGCGCCCGCACCAGACCATCGGCATCTTCAGTCGATAGCAGTGTGAACATGTGGGAAGTGCGCGCGCCAGGCGTGCTTGCCGAGGACCGCCCAGTGCGGATGCGAAAGACACGATCCTCAAGACCGCCGCGATTGTGGTAATAGATCAGCGAGATTTCGCGCTGCGGATCGGCGGTCAGACGCTCGCGATCATCCCAGGCCGGAACCCAGTATTCCGCGTCTTCCGCATAGAGCGACAGCCAAGTGTCCCAGTCCTTTTCGTCGAGCGCAACCGCCTCGCGGCCGAGAAAGCGGCAAACGGCCAGCCACTGCGTATCGGCCGCCGTCATCGCGCCAACTCCAGATCGCCCTTGGCAATCAATTCTGCGGTCTCCTGGTCGATCGCGGTGTTCATCCGGCTGATCCATTCGTCGTGGATGGCAACATAGAGCCCCTCGTCGGCCACCGCCGGACTGCTCATCACCGCATCCACCGCAAGCGCAGCACCGAATTGCCCGGCGTCTTTGGTCCAGCGCGTCGCGCCGCGCGACATGTCGTTCATCCGCCCTTCTCCCGCGCCAAACCCGGCCTGGCAGTTGTTGAATTCAGTCAGGTCGTCCGGCGTCGCCATGCCGCTGGCATTGAAGAAGTCCTCATACTGCCGGATCCTCAGCGCCCGGGCCGCGGCGCTTTCACCAACCGGCGCGACGCAATAGGTCGTGACCTCGGTCTCATCGACGGAGATCGGCTGAATGATCCTGATCTGCGTGCTGGTCTGATCCATCAGGAAGACATTGGGGAAAAGCTGCAGGTTGCGGATCCGCTTGTTCATCCACAGCGCCTTTTCATCGCCATGGGTATCCACGATCCAGTCGAGCACGTCAAAGTTTGGCCGGTCCCTGAAATTGGCGTAGTCGGCCCAAAGCACCGAATGTCCGTTGTGGAAGGAAAACGAGCCGCCATCCTGCTGGTTGAAATTCGCAAAATCGATCGCCTTGGTATCATTCTTCGAAGCGCCTTCGACGCGGCGCTGGACCGTCATGAAATAATTGCCGTGAACGGTGGCCACATGGTAGCCGTCGAGCCCATTCTCGACCTGCATTTTCCAGTTGCCCTTGTAGCGATAGCGGGTGGAGCCGGGAAGAACCTCCATCTCGCCGTGCTGCGACTGGTCCACCAGCAAGTCGATGAACGCCTTCGAACCGGCCAGATATTCCTCAAGCGGCAAGACATCGTCCGACAGGCTGCCAAAGATGAAGCCGCGGTAGATTTCGAGCCGGGCGATCTGGGGAAGCCCGAAATCGGCGCGGTCGAAACCGGGTCCATATCCCCCTGCCGCTTCCTCGGTGACGTCAAGAAGGTCGCCTGCGGACGAATAGGTCCAACCGTGGAAAGGACACATGAAAGTCTTCTTGTTGCCGGCTTTCTCCCGGCACACCTTGGCGCCGCGGTGAGCGCAGGCGTTGACCAGCCCACGGACCGTCCCCGAACGGTCCCGGGTGATGATCACCGGGAATCGCCCGATCTTGGTGGTCAGGAAATCGTGGGGCTTGGCGACCTGGCTTTCGTGCGCAAGGAAGATCCAGTTGCGCTCGAAAATGTATTTCATCTCGATATCGAACAGTTCGGTATCGGTGAAAGCGGCACGGTCGATCTGGAAGATTCCCCTCGCCTGATCCTTGACGAGCCACGATTTCAGTCGTTGTTTGATCGCTTGCAAATCGGCAATCCGGCCGACACGCTTCTCTGCGGCTTCCATAACGCTCCACTCCCAATAAGCGGAAGCCGCACGGACGGCTTTCGCTGGCTGGCCGAACACCTTGGCGGTGCTCACGAACCCGGCTCCACGCCGTCCGCGCATCACGGACGAATCGCTGGACCGACCTTCTGTTGCGAACTTCCTACACCAACAAATTACCCAGTGCAACGTATTGCACTATGGAGAACTATCGACTATCGCCTCGACTCGGTCGGCAAGAGTCGGCGTCAAAATAATCGGCGATGACGGTTCGGCGACACGCGAACCGCGTCCTCTGGGAGAGAAGGCAAATGGTAGCAGTCACGGAACTCGGTTACCTCGGGTTGACCGTCACCGACCTTGATGCGTGGCGCAGTTATGCTGCCGAAGTCGCCGGCATGGAGATCGTCGATGAGGGTGAAGGTGACTGCCTTTATCTGCGCATGGACCAGTGGCACCATCGCATTGCCCTGCATGCCGGTGATACCGATGATCTTGCCTATCTTGGCTGGCGCGTTGCCGGTCCGGTGGAATTCGACGCCATGGTGGCACAGCTGGCTGCCGCCGGAATCGCGGTTGAAGTGGCGAGCGAAGCCGAAGCGCGCGAACGGCGCGTGCTCGGCCTTGCCAAGCTGGCCGATCCCGGCGGAAATCCGACCGAAATCTTTTACGCACCCCAGGTCGACACCCACAAGCCCTTCCACCCCGGGCGCCCGATGTTCGGCAGGTTCCTGACCGGCTCCGAAGGGATCGGCCACTGCATCCTGCGCCAGGACGATGTTGCGGCGGCAGCGGCGTTCTATGGCCTGCTGGGACTGCGCGGGTCGGTCGAGTATCACCTGCAGCTGCCCAACGGGATGGTGGCGCAGCCGTACTTCATGCACTGCAACGAGCGGCAGCATTCGATCGCCTTCGGGCTTGGCCCGATGGAAAAACGCATCAACCACCTGATGTTCGAATATACCGACCTCGACGATCTCGGCCTCGCGCATGACATTGTGCGGGCCCGCAAGATCGACGTCGCCCTGCAACTCGGCAAGCACGCAAACGACCAGGCGCTGACCTTCTACTGCGCCAACCCGTCGGGCTGGCTGTGGGAGTTCGGCTGGGGTGCCCGCAAGGCCCCGAGCCAGCAAGAATATTACACCCGCGACATCTTCGGTCACGGCAACGAGGCTGCGGGCTACGGAATGGATATTCCCCTCGGCTGATCGCCCATTCGATCGCTTGTCCAGAACCCAGATTGGAATTGCCAGACGCCATGTCGAACAAATTGCGCCTTTGCCAAGTGGCAGACGTCAAGGACGGTGAACCGGTCGCGGTTTACCAGGAACAGATGCCTGCGCTTGCGGTCTACAACGTCGATGGCGATGTGTTCGTCACCGACAATCTGTGCACGCATGGCAATGCCATGTTGACCGATGGCTACCAGGACGGCGGGCTCATCGAATGCCCGTTCCACGGCGGTTCGTTCGACATCGCGACCGGCGCGGCCAAGGCCTTTCCCTGCCAGATTCCGCTCAGGACCTATTCCGTCACGATCGAAGACGGCTGGGTTTGCATCGACAAGCCCGAAGGGAGCGCCTGAATGCTAGCCGACGCTCCTGCACGCTTCGAAATCCAGCAGCTCGCGACCGAGCTCAACGCGCTCTACGCCGAACTCATCGACGACGATCGCCTGGAAGAATGGCCGGAACTGTTTGTTTCGGACTGCGTCTATACCGTGATCGCGCGCGAAAATTTCGAGCGAAACATGGTTTCGGCCGCGATTTATTGCGACAGCCGCGGCATGCTGGTGGATCGCATCGTGTCCCTGCGCAAGGCCAATATCTTTCCGGTTCATGCCTACCGTCATATTCTCGGTCCGACCCGGGTCGTTTCCACAACTGGAACGCTCGCCAAGGCGCAAACCAACTACGCGGTCCTCATGACCCGCACTGACGGACGCACCACGATCTACAATTCAGGCAAATATATCGACGAGATCGATCTGTCGGGCGAACGCCCGATGTTCCGTTCGAAGATCGCCGTTTTCGATACCAACCTCATCGACACGATGATGGTTCGCCCGATTTAGTCCGCGACCAGGATTTTGACCATGACCGACACAGCTGTGCTAGGTGAGAACCTCTCGAAGACCGCAACCGGAACTGGTCGCCGGGTTCCCTATCGGGTCTTCACCGACCCGGAATATCACGCGCGCGAGCAGGAAAAGATCTTCCAGGGCGAGAACTGGTCGTTCGTCGCGCTCGAAGCGGAAATCCCGGAAGCTGGCGATTTCAAATCGACGTTCATTGGCGAAACGCCGGTCATCGTTACCAGGGCTGCGGACGGCGCCGTTCATGTCGTGGTCAACCGCTGCGCCCATCGCGGCGCCCTGGTCTGCCGCGAACTGCGCGGCAATCGTCCGAACCTCGAATGCGTGTACCACCAATGGGCCTATGACCTCGCCGGCAATCTGATCGGGGTGCCGTTTCGCCGGGGTCTCAAGGGCCAGGGCGGCATGCCCGGCGATTTCGACATGAAGCAGCACGGCCTCAAGCAGCTGCGCGTCGGGATCGTCGGCGGGCTGGTCTTCGCGAGCTTTTCGCAAAGCGTGGTGCCCCTGAACGATTTTCTCGGCCCGCTGGTGGTCGAGCATGTCGAACGGATCATGCACAAGCCGATCAAGGTGCTGGGCGACCAGCGGCAATATGTTCACGGCAACTGGAAGCTCTATGCCGAGAATACCCGCGATCCCTATCACGCCAGCCTCTTGCACCTGTTCCACAACACGTTCGGCCTCTATCGCTCGACCCAGACCGGCAAGTCGGTGATGGATACCGAAAAGCGGCATTCGCTGCTCTATTCGATCGCCGCCAGCAACGACGAGACTGCTGACAAGCAGGCCTATGGCGATTCCCGGACCTTCGATACCGAGTTCAAGCTGCAGGACATGTCGCTGCTCAAGGGCCGCCAGGAATTCGAGGACGGCATTACCCTGGTTATCCTTGCGGTGTTCCCGAACCTCGTCCTCCAGCAGATCCAGAACACGCTTGCGGTGCGGCAGATCGTGCCCAAGGGGCCGGAGGCCTTCGAGCTGGTCTGGACCCACTTCGGCTATGCCGACGACGACGCCGAAATGCAGGCAATCCGGCGCAAGCAGACCAATCTGATCGGTCCGGCCGGCCTGATTTCGATGGAAGACGGCGAAGCGGTCGAAATCGTGCAGAACGCAATCGTCGGCGAGCAGCAGGCGACCTCGTTCATCGCCATGGGCGGTGGCCGCGCCGAAGATGCCGACCACCTTGTCACTGAAGGCGCCATTGTCGGCTTCTGGGACAATTACGAGAAGCTGGTCGGCTTCGAGACCGCGCGATGACCCGCAAGATTGACTTCTATTTCGACTTCATCAGTCCCTTCAGCTACCTCGCGCAGCTGAAGCTGCCCGATATTGCCCGCAAGGCCGGTTACGAACTCGAATATTGCCCGATCGATATCCCCGAGGCGAAGATCGCGGCGGGGAACTACGGCCCGTCCAATCGCGAGGTCGCCCCCAAGATCAAGGTGATGATGGCGGACCTCAACCGCTGGGCCCGCAAGTACGACGTCCCCTTGCGGTTTCCGGCCAGCTTTGCCTGCGCCGACTGGAATTGCGCCACGCTTTACGCGCGCGAGCAGGGCAAGGCGGGCGCCTATGTCACCGCCGCCTTCAATCGCATCTGGGGACAGGGCATCGATCCGGGCGACCGCGCAGAGCTGCGCGCCTGCGCAACGGAAGCCGGCCTTGACCCAGAGGGGCTGATTGCCTTCG
Coding sequences within:
- a CDS encoding aromatic-ring-hydroxylating dioxygenase subunit beta codes for the protein MTAADTQWLAVCRFLGREAVALDEKDWDTWLSLYAEDAEYWVPAWDDRERLTADPQREISLIYYHNRGGLEDRVFRIRTGRSSASTPGARTSHMFTLLSTEDADGLVRARTSWTVTSVLDGVVTVYSGSAFYDLEPVGGSFVIKRKKTVIINDLAQTMLDVYSI
- a CDS encoding SRPBCC family protein, with the protein product MSTAKVFGQPAKAVRAASAYWEWSVMEAAEKRVGRIADLQAIKQRLKSWLVKDQARGIFQIDRAAFTDTELFDIEMKYIFERNWIFLAHESQVAKPHDFLTTKIGRFPVIITRDRSGTVRGLVNACAHRGAKVCREKAGNKKTFMCPFHGWTYSSAGDLLDVTEEAAGGYGPGFDRADFGLPQIARLEIYRGFIFGSLSDDVLPLEEYLAGSKAFIDLLVDQSQHGEMEVLPGSTRYRYKGNWKMQVENGLDGYHVATVHGNYFMTVQRRVEGASKNDTKAIDFANFNQQDGGSFSFHNGHSVLWADYANFRDRPNFDVLDWIVDTHGDEKALWMNKRIRNLQLFPNVFLMDQTSTQIRIIQPISVDETEVTTYCVAPVGESAAARALRIRQYEDFFNASGMATPDDLTEFNNCQAGFGAGEGRMNDMSRGATRWTKDAGQFGAALAVDAVMSSPAVADEGLYVAIHDEWISRMNTAIDQETAELIAKGDLELAR
- a CDS encoding non-heme iron oxygenase ferredoxin subunit; protein product: MSNKLRLCQVADVKDGEPVAVYQEQMPALAVYNVDGDVFVTDNLCTHGNAMLTDGYQDGGLIECPFHGGSFDIATGAAKAFPCQIPLRTYSVTIEDGWVCIDKPEGSA
- a CDS encoding PdxA family protein; this translates as MSASPMRPVVGTMIGDPAGIGPEVTVKALADGSVHEVSIPVLVGSAAAVERALDMTGVKARVRRMRSFEAPSDEAGVIDVIDTGALPDGVLPLGEDTEVAGHATAQWLDELDGLARDGSFAATIMGPISTGSLKMAGKLDKVISPTPGESYLVLLTGPLRVAHLTDHMSLRQVIDVITADLVAKAIGQVNDAMQSWGIARPRIAVAGLNPHAMGDEDRLAIAPGVERARASGIAVEGPIAPDSVFRQCIEGRYDMVLAIFHDQGHIAVKTWGFSGNCVIMMGPPYLHMSVAHGTAYDIVGTGKADAAMMRSAMRTCGQLASGQGFVGEAQ
- a CDS encoding aromatic-ring-hydroxylating dioxygenase subunit beta, whose protein sequence is MLADAPARFEIQQLATELNALYAELIDDDRLEEWPELFVSDCVYTVIARENFERNMVSAAIYCDSRGMLVDRIVSLRKANIFPVHAYRHILGPTRVVSTTGTLAKAQTNYAVLMTRTDGRTTIYNSGKYIDEIDLSGERPMFRSKIAVFDTNLIDTMMVRPI
- the bphC gene encoding biphenyl-2,3-diol 1,2-dioxygenase; amino-acid sequence: MVAVTELGYLGLTVTDLDAWRSYAAEVAGMEIVDEGEGDCLYLRMDQWHHRIALHAGDTDDLAYLGWRVAGPVEFDAMVAQLAAAGIAVEVASEAEARERRVLGLAKLADPGGNPTEIFYAPQVDTHKPFHPGRPMFGRFLTGSEGIGHCILRQDDVAAAAAFYGLLGLRGSVEYHLQLPNGMVAQPYFMHCNERQHSIAFGLGPMEKRINHLMFEYTDLDDLGLAHDIVRARKIDVALQLGKHANDQALTFYCANPSGWLWEFGWGARKAPSQQEYYTRDIFGHGNEAAGYGMDIPLG
- a CDS encoding Rieske 2Fe-2S domain-containing protein, with protein sequence MTDTAVLGENLSKTATGTGRRVPYRVFTDPEYHAREQEKIFQGENWSFVALEAEIPEAGDFKSTFIGETPVIVTRAADGAVHVVVNRCAHRGALVCRELRGNRPNLECVYHQWAYDLAGNLIGVPFRRGLKGQGGMPGDFDMKQHGLKQLRVGIVGGLVFASFSQSVVPLNDFLGPLVVEHVERIMHKPIKVLGDQRQYVHGNWKLYAENTRDPYHASLLHLFHNTFGLYRSTQTGKSVMDTEKRHSLLYSIAASNDETADKQAYGDSRTFDTEFKLQDMSLLKGRQEFEDGITLVILAVFPNLVLQQIQNTLAVRQIVPKGPEAFELVWTHFGYADDDAEMQAIRRKQTNLIGPAGLISMEDGEAVEIVQNAIVGEQQATSFIAMGGGRAEDADHLVTEGAIVGFWDNYEKLVGFETAR
- a CDS encoding 2-hydroxychromene-2-carboxylate isomerase; this translates as MTRKIDFYFDFISPFSYLAQLKLPDIARKAGYELEYCPIDIPEAKIAAGNYGPSNREVAPKIKVMMADLNRWARKYDVPLRFPASFACADWNCATLYAREQGKAGAYVTAAFNRIWGQGIDPGDRAELRACATEAGLDPEGLIAFVESPIGQNEYRKARSLAYQRGVFGAPLMFVDDEIFWGNDRLDFLQEYISQQK